The region CGGTAGGGTGTTCCAACCCTTTTAAGGACCTTAAGTTTCTTGGATTTCCATTGATAAGGTCATAAACTCTTTTGCGTGCCCTGAGTCGTTTAACTCTCTAGTGTTAGGGCAGGTAAACTCCTTTTACCTGCCCTAAGCCGCTTAAATACCAATTGTTAAGGCAGGGAAATCTGTTTTGCGTGCTCTAAGTGTGAGAGATGCTATCACTTAAGGCACGCAAATTTTTTTTGAATACGATAAAGTATGTCATCCCCTGCCAATTTTCGACTGAACCAATAAAATTCCTGGTATTAGCAAAAAATGACCTCTTTTTCCTGTTTTATTCAGGAGAAAGGGGTCATTTTTAACTGTCTTGGTTTAAACAGGTTTTCTTTTAGTTGATTTTCAACAGCATAGCGTTTACGGCTACGATCACTGTACTAAAGGACATGATAATGGCGCCTACTGCAGGGCTTAAGAGAATTCCCGCAAAAGCCAGCGCTCCTGCTGCTAAAGGAATTGCAATGATGTTGTAGCCAGCTCCCCACCATAAATTTTGAACCATTTTTTTAGAAGTATTTTTAGCTAAGGATAAGAAATGGAGAATATCTGCCGGATCGCTTTTGACCAGGATCACATCGGCTGAATCTACGGCTACGTCGGTTCCGGCCCCAATCGCAACACCGACATTCGCTCTGACTAGGCTTGGAGCATCATTGACCCCGTCTCCGACCATCATGACAACTAAACCGTTATTTTTGTATTCCTTAACGAGTTTTTCTTTGTCTTCAGGCAGTAATTCTGCATGGACATCATCAATTCCGAGTTGTTGAGCAACGGCAGCAGCTGCTTGTTGATTGTCGCCAGTTAACATGACCGGTTTGATGTTTTGAGCTTTTAAGGCTTGGATCATGGTTTTGGCTTCGGGCTTAATTTGATCGCCTTGCGCAACTAAGCCGATATTTTTCTCATTGACCAGTAAGAAACTAACCGAATTGCCTTTAGTGGACAATTCAGAAAAAAGTTGCTGATCGTAAGAGATACCTTTTTTAGTTAAATAAGCGACGCTGACGATCTTAACCATTTGGTTGTCAATGGTTCCTTCGATTCCCACACCCGGAATGGTTGAAGTGTCTGTTGCTGCAGGAGTGGTTAAGTTTAATTCTTCCAATTTTTTTAGCACTCCAATGGAAAGGGGATGACTGGAGTCTTTTTCTAATGCTCCCATGTATTCCAAAACGTCATTTTCAGTATAGTCCGTTGAAAAAGATTTAAAGGCTGAGACTGTAAAATTGCCCTCTGTTAAGGTTCCAGTTTTGTCCATCATAACGACATCCACTTTTTTGGCAACTTCTAAAGCTTGTCTGTTTTTGACGAGTAACCCATTTTGAGCGCCTAAAGAAGTAGACCGGGCTGTTGCTAGCGGAATAGCTAAACCAAGGGCATGTGGACAAGCAATAATAAAGACCGTGACCATCCGTTCTAAAGCAATGTTCACATCTTTTGAAACCATTAGCCAGATAATAAAAGCTAAAATACCAACAGCTAAAGCTACATAGAAAAGCAGTTTAGCAACTTTATCTGAGAGTGACTCTACTTTTGATTTTTCTTGTTGAGCGCTGCTAACGAGTGCCATGACTTGCGACAAGTAGCCGGATTCACCTGTTCCGGTCACATCGATGGAAATGGTTCCTGATCCGTTGATGGAACCTCCGATGACTTTGTCTTGCTCTTTTTTTGTAACAGCTTTTGCTTCCCCAGTGACCATGGATTCGTTAACAGTTGTTTGTCCATTAATAATAATTCCATCAGTCGGAATTTTTCCGCCGGCTTTTACAACGATTTTGTCTCCAACATGAACTTCTTTTAAGGCAACTTCAACAGTATTTCCTTCTTCATCAAGTACATTGGCTGTTCCAGGCAATAATTCAGCCATCTTCTGCAGAGCATTGCCGGCATTGCTGACAGCATTCATTTCAATCCAATGCCCAAGCAGCATAATTAAAATAAGGGTAGCCAGCTCCCAGAAGAAATCCATCACGTGATTTTGAGTGTGAAGGAGGTTATTAGCAATGAATGCATAAACACTGTAGAAATAAGAAACCGAAATTCCTAAAGAAATCAAGGTCATCATCGCTGGGTTTTTTCCTTGAAGCTCCATCTTGGCACCTTGTAAGAAAGGCATTCCGCCGTAAAAGAATAAAATAGAAGCTAAGACTAAAACGACCCAATCCGAACCATTAAATGAAAATTGAAAAGGCAAGGCAACGCCCATCATTGGCGAAAGCAAAATAATCGGAATGGCCAAAATCAAAGAAATAAAAAATTTCTGTTTTAAGTTTCCCATATGCATCGAATGATCCATCGAACCATGATCCATCTTACTATGGTCCATCTTGCTATGATCCATGTGTTCCATAGACTGGTGTTTGTCGTGACCAGAATGAGGCGCATGTTGTTTTTTATCAGACATCTGAATTCCTCCTTAATTACAAAAAAATATTTTTGTTTACAAACGTAAACTTTCGTTACCTGAAGCTTACAATGTTCATTAAGAAATGTCAAATGGTTTGCAGGTACTTAAAAAAAACAAAAAATTAAACTCTGAAGCCTTTTATTGGTTTGGGAAGGTTCCTTAACTCTACCAATCATTTTATGTGCATTTGATTCCATACAAGGTGTACAATAAATATGGAGACTAAATAGTGAGAGTAGGGATAAATGTGAGAAGAATTGTATTTGTGCGTCACGGGCAAAGCGAATGGAATGCGTTAAACCAATTTACTGGTTGGGTTGATGTGAATCTAAGTGATGCAGGATTGAAAGAAGCTCATGAAGCAGGACAGAAATTGAAAGAAGCAGGGATTGAGTTGGATATGGCGTTTACATCTGTTTTGAAACGTGCCATTAAAACCTGCCATATCGTTTTAGAAGATTCTGATCAGCTTTGGGTGCCGGAAATCAAAACTTGGCGTTTAAACGAACGTCACTATGGAGCTTTGCAAGGCCTCAATAAAAAAGCGACGGCTGACAAATATGGGATCGAACAAGTTCAACTTTGGCGTCGGTCATATGATACGTTACCTCCTTTACTAAAACCTGATGATCCTAATTCAGCTTTAAATGATCGTCGTTACGCTAATCTGCAAAAGCGTGTCGTTCCAATGGGAGAAGACTTGAAAACGACATTGGCAAGAGTTATTCCGTTTTGGGAAGATCAAATTGCACCGGCTGTACTAGATGGGAAAACTGTTTTAGTAGCTGCTCACGGGAATTCTTTGCGTGCTTTGGCAAAATACATTGAAGAAATTTCTGACGAAGATATCATGGAATTAGAAATACCGACTGGACAACCCCTTGTTTATGAGTTAGATGATGAGTTGTCAGTTATCAAAAAATATTACCTTTAAGAAAAAACATTAAGCAATAAAAAAGAGGGTTGAGACTTAGTCTCGGCCCTTTATTTTTTAAGATTGGAGTTTTATAAAAAATATAGAAAAGAAATGTTGAAAGAGCAAGCAGCTCACAATTTTTGCTGTTGTTCTGCAGTAGCTAATAGGTATCTATTTCACAATAAAAGCTAAAAAAACAGGCAGTAGTGTAGCTAGAGCCAGTTTAACAAATAATTCGACCTAGAAAGATAGATTCAAGGTTTGTCTTTTTTAGGGATCCTATCTAAAAAATAGATAAGCAAGTAAATAGAATAGACGACTGTTTTTTTACAGGTTATACTAAGAATAATTCAAATGATTTTTAGAGATTTGATTAACCAGTGAAAGGTTGGATGAGATGAAAAATATTACAATACTAATTCCTGCCTATAATGAAGAAGCGATTATTGATCAGATGTATGAAAGACTGACAGCTGTTTGTGCAGCTTTACTGAATTATGAGTTTAATTTTCTATTTGTAAATGACGGCAGTTCTGATGGAACCTTGGACAAACTTAAACAATTTAAAAAACACGATCAGCGAGTGCAGTATATCGATTTATCACGTAATTTTGGTAAAGAAATTGCTATGTTAGCCGGCTTCGACCACATTCAAGGTGATGCAGCAATCATTATTGATGCTGATTTGCAACAGCCTCCTGAATTATTTGGCGAAATGTTAGAATGGTGGGAAGCTGGTTACGATGATGTATATGCTATCCGAAAAGCCAGAGAAGGCGAAAAATGGTTTAAAAAATGGGCTTCCAGAGTATATTATCAACTTTTACAAAAGGTAGCCAAAGAAAAAGTTTACCCGCAAGCAGGCGACTTCCGATTATTAGACAAAAAATGTATCCAGGCGCTGACAACTTTGCGGGAGCAAGAACGCTATACAAAAGGAATGTACGGCTGGATTGGGTTTAAAAAGAAAGAGATTGCTTATGTGGCTGAACCTAGAGCGGCTGGTGAAAGCAAATGGAAGTTCTCAGAGTTGGTTAAATTGGCTTTGGATGGAATTAC is a window of Carnobacterium mobile DSM 4848 DNA encoding:
- the gpmA gene encoding 2,3-diphosphoglycerate-dependent phosphoglycerate mutase — its product is MRRIVFVRHGQSEWNALNQFTGWVDVNLSDAGLKEAHEAGQKLKEAGIELDMAFTSVLKRAIKTCHIVLEDSDQLWVPEIKTWRLNERHYGALQGLNKKATADKYGIEQVQLWRRSYDTLPPLLKPDDPNSALNDRRYANLQKRVVPMGEDLKTTLARVIPFWEDQIAPAVLDGKTVLVAAHGNSLRALAKYIEEISDEDIMELEIPTGQPLVYELDDELSVIKKYYL
- a CDS encoding heavy metal translocating P-type ATPase, whose product is MSDKKQHAPHSGHDKHQSMEHMDHSKMDHSKMDHGSMDHSMHMGNLKQKFFISLILAIPIILLSPMMGVALPFQFSFNGSDWVVLVLASILFFYGGMPFLQGAKMELQGKNPAMMTLISLGISVSYFYSVYAFIANNLLHTQNHVMDFFWELATLILIMLLGHWIEMNAVSNAGNALQKMAELLPGTANVLDEEGNTVEVALKEVHVGDKIVVKAGGKIPTDGIIINGQTTVNESMVTGEAKAVTKKEQDKVIGGSINGSGTISIDVTGTGESGYLSQVMALVSSAQQEKSKVESLSDKVAKLLFYVALAVGILAFIIWLMVSKDVNIALERMVTVFIIACPHALGLAIPLATARSTSLGAQNGLLVKNRQALEVAKKVDVVMMDKTGTLTEGNFTVSAFKSFSTDYTENDVLEYMGALEKDSSHPLSIGVLKKLEELNLTTPAATDTSTIPGVGIEGTIDNQMVKIVSVAYLTKKGISYDQQLFSELSTKGNSVSFLLVNEKNIGLVAQGDQIKPEAKTMIQALKAQNIKPVMLTGDNQQAAAAVAQQLGIDDVHAELLPEDKEKLVKEYKNNGLVVMMVGDGVNDAPSLVRANVGVAIGAGTDVAVDSADVILVKSDPADILHFLSLAKNTSKKMVQNLWWGAGYNIIAIPLAAGALAFAGILLSPAVGAIIMSFSTVIVAVNAMLLKIN
- a CDS encoding glycosyltransferase family 2 protein; amino-acid sequence: MKNITILIPAYNEEAIIDQMYERLTAVCAALLNYEFNFLFVNDGSSDGTLDKLKQFKKHDQRVQYIDLSRNFGKEIAMLAGFDHIQGDAAIIIDADLQQPPELFGEMLEWWEAGYDDVYAIRKAREGEKWFKKWASRVYYQLLQKVAKEKVYPQAGDFRLLDKKCIQALTTLREQERYTKGMYGWIGFKKKEIAYVAEPRAAGESKWKFSELVKLALDGITSYSTIPLKIWSIVGFVISLFAFAYLIFELIKTLAFGTETAGYASVIAGILFLGGIQLISLGVIGEYLGRVFIETKERPLYFIQEYSEEEEKQQKSNRDESGAS